A DNA window from Ensifer sp. WSM1721 contains the following coding sequences:
- a CDS encoding ROK family transcriptional regulator, whose translation MNEMRPIRAKSGTNQEGASAHNRRVMIDALRLNGQLSRADLARATALTKQAVSNIIEELENDGLVTSLAAVRKGRGQPSTPYRLVPEGAFAIGLQIDRHVTRTVAVDLVGTVLTRKEANLPAGGPEKGAEAVLALIEETRRALVKVAPKSKDRLVGLGVAMPGPFGIAADQDDPWMMAAWQSFPLVETLSTGTGLDVRLQNDAAAAATAEKMVGAAHGLDHALCIYLGYGLGAGLILNGELYRGANGNAGEIGMILSRPRGGADDARAPLEHRTSIASLCKALDLDPADPDLYDHIDAKARMPDQRVQAWIADAAFELQAAIQILETVFDPQTVILCGGMPPGLADLLLDALHPLLPSIAERRGRSAPRLQLGFTDPWAVAIGAAAEPISRTFDPRFSAILKTRVTGAP comes from the coding sequence ATGAACGAGATGCGCCCGATCCGGGCAAAGAGCGGCACCAATCAGGAGGGGGCGAGCGCCCATAATCGGCGCGTCATGATCGATGCCTTGCGGCTGAACGGGCAGCTTTCGCGGGCCGATCTCGCGCGGGCGACGGCACTCACTAAGCAGGCCGTCTCCAACATCATCGAGGAGTTGGAGAATGACGGGCTTGTCACGTCGCTCGCGGCCGTCCGCAAGGGGCGGGGGCAGCCCTCGACCCCCTATCGGCTGGTGCCGGAAGGAGCCTTTGCCATCGGCCTGCAAATCGATCGGCACGTGACGCGCACCGTTGCGGTCGATCTCGTCGGCACGGTGCTTACGCGCAAGGAGGCGAACCTGCCTGCCGGCGGACCGGAAAAGGGCGCAGAGGCCGTTCTTGCCCTGATCGAGGAAACCCGGCGCGCCCTCGTGAAGGTCGCGCCGAAATCGAAGGATCGCCTCGTCGGCCTCGGCGTCGCCATGCCCGGGCCTTTCGGCATTGCTGCCGACCAGGATGACCCCTGGATGATGGCCGCCTGGCAGAGTTTTCCTTTGGTGGAGACACTATCAACCGGGACGGGCCTCGACGTGCGCCTGCAGAATGACGCGGCGGCGGCGGCAACGGCGGAAAAGATGGTCGGCGCCGCCCACGGCCTCGACCACGCCCTTTGCATCTACCTCGGATACGGTCTTGGCGCCGGGCTGATCCTCAACGGTGAGCTCTACCGCGGCGCCAATGGAAACGCCGGTGAGATCGGCATGATCCTCAGCAGGCCGCGTGGCGGGGCGGATGACGCGAGGGCACCACTCGAACACAGGACGTCGATCGCCTCGCTCTGCAAGGCCCTCGATCTCGACCCTGCCGATCCCGACCTCTACGACCACATCGACGCCAAAGCCCGCATGCCGGATCAGCGCGTGCAAGCGTGGATTGCCGATGCCGCCTTTGAACTCCAGGCCGCCATCCAGATTCTCGAGACGGTTTTCGATCCACAGACGGTCATCCTGTGCGGCGGCATGCCGCCGGGCCTCGCCGACCTCCTCCTCGACGCTCTCCATCCTCTGCTCCCTTCGATCGCCGAGCGGCGGGGGCGGAGCGCGCCACGACTGCAACTGGGCTTCACCGACCCCTGGGCGGTCGCGATCGGCGCAGCGGCGGAACCAATCAGTCGGACATTCGATCCGCGGTTTTCCGCGATCCTGAAGACGCGGGTGACTGGCGCGCCCTGA
- the cysD gene encoding sulfate adenylyltransferase subunit CysD, whose translation MSLPHLRRLEAEAIHVIREVVATFSNPVVLYSIGKDSSVLLHLAMKAFYPAKPPFPFLHVDTKWKFRDMIEFRDRMARELGLNLLVHVNQDGIDQGIGPFTHGSNVHTHVMKTMALRQALEKYGFDAALAGARRDEEKSRAKERIFSIRSAQHGWDPKRQRPEMWKTYNTRVGQGETMRVFPLSNWTEFDIWQYILRENIPIVPLYFAARRPVVQRDGMLIMVDDDRMPIQPEEEVLERLVRFRTLGCYPLTGAIESEAATVPDILREMLTVRTSERQSRLIDTDEVGAMEKKKREGYF comes from the coding sequence ATGTCTCTTCCCCATCTTCGGCGACTTGAAGCCGAAGCAATTCACGTTATTCGAGAAGTCGTTGCAACGTTTTCCAACCCGGTTGTACTTTATTCCATCGGCAAGGACTCTTCGGTTTTGCTGCACCTGGCGATGAAGGCGTTCTATCCGGCCAAACCGCCTTTTCCTTTCCTGCACGTGGATACCAAATGGAAGTTCCGGGACATGATCGAGTTCCGTGACCGGATGGCGCGCGAACTCGGTTTAAACCTTCTGGTCCACGTCAATCAGGACGGGATCGACCAGGGTATAGGCCCTTTCACGCACGGGTCCAACGTCCACACCCACGTCATGAAGACAATGGCGCTGAGGCAGGCTCTGGAGAAGTACGGCTTCGACGCGGCTCTCGCGGGGGCGCGCCGTGACGAGGAGAAGTCGCGGGCCAAGGAGCGCATCTTCTCCATCCGCAGCGCCCAGCACGGCTGGGACCCGAAGCGTCAGCGCCCGGAGATGTGGAAGACCTACAACACGCGGGTAGGCCAGGGCGAGACGATGCGGGTCTTCCCGCTCTCCAACTGGACCGAGTTCGACATCTGGCAATACATCCTGCGCGAGAATATTCCGATCGTGCCGCTCTATTTCGCGGCCCGGCGGCCGGTCGTACAACGCGATGGCATGCTGATCATGGTGGACGATGACCGCATGCCGATCCAACCCGAGGAGGAAGTCCTGGAGCGCCTCGTACGTTTCCGCACGCTCGGCTGTTATCCGCTGACCGGTGCGATCGAGTCCGAGGCTGCCACGGTTCCGGACATATTGCGCGAAATGCTGACGGTGCGGACGTCGGAACGGCAGAGCCGCCTGATCGACACCGACGAAGTCGGGGCGATGGAGAAAAAGAAGCGGGAGGGGTACTTTTGA
- the cysN gene encoding sulfate adenylyltransferase subunit CysN: MSYVQSIPPHDIEAHLAEHDNKSILRFITCGSVDDGKSTLIGRLLYDAKLIFEDQLANLGRVGPPGTANGKEIDLALLLDGLEAEREQGITIDVAYRYFATSKRKFIVADTPGHEEYTRNMVTGASTADLAIILIDSRQGILQQTRRHSYIASLLGIRHVVLAVNKIDLVDFNQQVFDEVVADYMAFAKELGFASIRPIPISARYGDNVISASVNTPWYRGLALLEYLETVELDPPVQEKPLRFPVQLVMRPDADFRGYSGQVVSGRVSVGDPVVVAKSGQRTTVNAIVTYDGNLVTAGEGEAVTLVLADEVDASRGNMLVPPAARPFVADQFQAHVIWFDANPMFPGRSYILRTETDSVSATVTTLKHQVNINSFVREAAKSLQMNEVGVCNISTQTPIAFDAYKDNRATGNFIIVDRVTNATVGAGMIDFPLRRADNVHWHALEVNKGARSAMKNQRPAVLWFTGLSGSGKSTIANALDRILHARGKHTYLLDGDNVRHGLNRDLGFTEEDRVENIRRVAEVAKLMADAGLIVLVSFISPFRDERRMARELMEEGEFIEIFIDTPLDECARRDPKGLYEKALAGKIANFTGVSSPYEVPENAELHLQTVGHEPIDLALKIEEFLDKRMGDE; the protein is encoded by the coding sequence ATGTCGTATGTTCAATCCATACCGCCGCATGACATCGAGGCGCATCTGGCCGAGCACGACAACAAGTCGATCCTCCGATTCATCACCTGCGGCTCCGTTGACGACGGAAAATCGACTCTGATCGGACGATTGCTCTACGACGCGAAACTGATCTTCGAGGACCAGTTGGCAAACCTCGGACGCGTCGGCCCGCCTGGCACCGCCAACGGCAAGGAGATCGATCTGGCCCTTCTTCTCGATGGGCTTGAGGCCGAGCGCGAACAGGGCATCACCATCGATGTCGCCTATCGGTATTTCGCCACGTCGAAGCGCAAATTCATCGTTGCCGACACACCCGGCCACGAGGAGTATACGCGGAACATGGTGACCGGCGCTTCGACGGCGGATCTCGCCATCATCCTGATCGATAGCCGCCAGGGCATCCTGCAGCAGACGCGGCGCCATTCCTACATCGCCTCGCTGCTCGGCATCCGCCACGTCGTGCTCGCGGTCAATAAGATCGACCTCGTAGACTTCAACCAGCAGGTCTTCGACGAAGTCGTCGCCGACTATATGGCTTTTGCGAAGGAACTCGGCTTTGCCAGCATCCGCCCGATCCCGATCTCGGCGCGCTACGGAGACAATGTCATCTCGGCATCGGTAAACACGCCGTGGTACAGGGGCCTGGCGCTGCTCGAATATCTGGAGACGGTCGAACTCGATCCACCCGTCCAGGAGAAGCCACTGCGCTTCCCGGTGCAACTGGTCATGCGGCCGGACGCGGACTTCCGCGGCTATTCAGGCCAAGTCGTCTCCGGCAGGGTTTCCGTCGGCGATCCGGTCGTCGTCGCAAAATCCGGCCAGCGAACGACCGTCAACGCGATCGTTACCTATGACGGGAACCTCGTTACGGCAGGGGAGGGCGAGGCCGTCACGCTCGTCCTTGCGGACGAGGTCGATGCCTCGCGCGGCAACATGCTGGTCCCCCCGGCCGCGCGGCCATTCGTGGCCGACCAGTTCCAGGCGCATGTGATCTGGTTCGACGCCAACCCGATGTTCCCGGGGCGTAGCTACATCCTCAGGACCGAGACGGACAGCGTGAGCGCGACGGTCACCACGCTCAAGCATCAGGTCAACATCAACAGCTTCGTACGCGAAGCGGCGAAATCGCTGCAGATGAACGAAGTGGGCGTCTGCAACATCTCGACACAGACGCCGATCGCCTTTGACGCCTACAAGGACAACAGGGCGACGGGCAACTTCATCATCGTCGATCGGGTGACGAATGCCACCGTCGGCGCCGGCATGATCGATTTCCCGCTTCGGCGCGCCGACAATGTCCACTGGCATGCGCTCGAGGTGAATAAAGGCGCGCGCAGCGCGATGAAGAACCAGCGCCCTGCCGTGCTCTGGTTCACCGGGCTTTCCGGCTCCGGCAAGTCGACGATCGCTAACGCGCTCGATCGCATCCTGCATGCTCGCGGCAAGCACACCTACCTGCTCGACGGCGACAATGTGCGCCATGGGCTCAATCGGGATCTCGGCTTTACCGAGGAGGATCGTGTCGAGAACATTCGCCGCGTGGCGGAGGTGGCCAAGCTCATGGCCGATGCCGGTCTGATCGTTCTCGTCTCCTTCATCTCGCCGTTCCGCGACGAGCGGCGCATGGCGCGCGAATTGATGGAGGAGGGCGAGTTCATCGAGATCTTCATAGACACGCCCCTCGACGAGTGCGCGCGTCGGGATCCTAAAGGGCTCTACGAGAAGGCGCTCGCCGGCAAGATCGCGAACTTCACCGGCGTCTCCTCGCCTTATGAGGTGCCGGAAAACGCCGAATTGCATCTGCAGACGGTCGGTCACGAGCCGATCGACCTCGCTCTGAAGATCGAGGAATTCCTCGACAAGAGGATGGGGGACGAATGA
- the cysQ gene encoding 3'(2'),5'-bisphosphate nucleotidase CysQ — protein sequence MTPLCELLERIALDAGAAILDVYEAGPNICYKDDQSPVCEADERAEAIILDRLAAAFPHIPVVAEESVASGRVPDISCGTFFLVDPLDGTKEFINRRSDFTVNIALVEGNVPIAGIVYAPAQRCAYVADDGRAEKLFLDQAFKVEQRQAIRARIRGAALTAVASRSHNSSETEAFLVGHGVTDYTSVGSSLKFCLLAEGKADVYPRFGRTMEWDTAAGDAVLKAAGGSVVRLDGSRLLYGKTRQDGDSDFANPHFIAWADMSAMALVQC from the coding sequence ATGACACCTCTTTGCGAACTGCTTGAACGCATCGCGCTCGACGCGGGCGCGGCCATTCTCGATGTTTATGAGGCTGGCCCCAATATTTGCTACAAGGACGACCAGTCGCCGGTCTGTGAGGCCGACGAGCGAGCCGAAGCCATCATCTTGGACAGGCTCGCGGCCGCCTTTCCGCATATTCCGGTCGTTGCGGAGGAGTCCGTGGCATCTGGCCGCGTTCCCGACATCAGCTGCGGCACCTTCTTTCTGGTCGATCCGCTAGACGGGACGAAGGAGTTCATCAACCGGCGCAGCGACTTCACGGTCAACATTGCCCTTGTCGAGGGCAATGTTCCAATCGCCGGCATTGTCTACGCGCCGGCGCAGCGCTGCGCCTATGTGGCCGACGACGGCCGAGCGGAAAAGCTCTTCCTGGACCAGGCGTTCAAGGTCGAGCAGAGGCAGGCGATACGCGCTCGGATTCGAGGGGCAGCCCTGACGGCGGTTGCCAGCCGCTCCCACAACAGCTCCGAAACAGAAGCGTTTCTGGTCGGCCACGGTGTAACGGACTACACTTCCGTCGGTTCGTCGCTGAAATTCTGCCTGCTCGCCGAAGGCAAGGCGGACGTTTATCCGCGCTTTGGCCGAACGATGGAGTGGGATACGGCGGCCGGCGATGCTGTGCTGAAGGCGGCCGGCGGATCGGTGGTCCGGTTGGACGGCTCGCGCTTGCTTTACGGCAAGACGAGGCAGGACGGCGATAGCGACTTCGCAAATCCGCATTTCATCGCCTGGGCGGACATGTCTGCGATGGCGCTCGTCCAATGCTGA
- a CDS encoding PHP domain-containing protein, with protein MNGQGKTQTGKPVFSRFRELSREQLNVELQVHTNWTDGQATTLEIVQAAHERGLAALAFTEHVREETSWFPDFKVEVLSAARRFEDLRVYVGCETKAMDDNGRLDVSQSVLDLCDIVLGVVHRLPDGQGGYLDFKQLSFDETAEIEFRLSMGMIATAPIDVLGHPGGMSLRRHGRFPERYFRALMTATLERGIAIEINSSYLVDMPAFLTLCEEINPFVSIGSDAHKLSELGRCRDQLLDLGVGRS; from the coding sequence ATGAACGGGCAGGGAAAGACCCAAACCGGCAAGCCTGTATTCTCTCGTTTCAGGGAGCTAAGCCGAGAGCAATTGAATGTGGAACTCCAGGTTCACACCAACTGGACCGACGGGCAGGCGACGACCCTCGAAATCGTACAAGCGGCCCATGAACGCGGTCTCGCCGCGCTGGCGTTCACGGAACATGTGCGCGAAGAGACGTCCTGGTTTCCTGACTTCAAGGTGGAAGTGCTTTCCGCTGCGCGCCGGTTCGAGGATTTGCGCGTCTATGTCGGCTGCGAGACGAAAGCCATGGACGATAATGGCCGGCTGGATGTGTCGCAGTCCGTGCTCGACCTGTGCGACATCGTTCTGGGCGTCGTTCACCGACTCCCCGACGGCCAAGGCGGCTATCTGGATTTCAAGCAATTGTCGTTCGATGAGACAGCCGAAATCGAATTCCGGCTGTCGATGGGAATGATCGCGACAGCGCCGATCGATGTCCTTGGTCATCCGGGTGGTATGAGCCTGAGGCGGCACGGCCGTTTTCCGGAGAGGTATTTTCGCGCGTTGATGACGGCGACGCTCGAGCGGGGAATCGCGATCGAGATCAACTCTTCGTATCTAGTCGATATGCCTGCCTTTCTGACCTTGTGCGAAGAGATCAATCCATTTGTTTCGATCGGTTCCGATGCGCACAAGTTGAGCGAATTGGGCCGCTGCAGGGATCAGCTGCTTGATTTGGGGGTAGGGCGGTCATGA
- a CDS encoding ATP-grasp domain-containing protein has protein sequence MKVFITGAGALLGQGIIRALRRSTLKATIVVGDPNPLSAGLYWGDVAHLVPMANDPAYLDRLGALLRAERPDILIPGTDVELPILSTNREAIERTYGTKVIISSPRVVSIANDKWLTSEFLRERGLGFVPSCLPGHEEVLIEECGFPLVVKPRVGARSIGFSVVRNREQLTRAIAEQADIVIQKYVGSEATEYTAGTLTFDGKCRATIVMRRDLRDGNTYRAFAEPFPALNKAMAEAAAALGAYGPANFQFRLDDGVPRIFEINARFSGTTAVRIHAGFNEVEMCIRHILFGEAVEQPEIMPVTILRHWSETVVRPGEVITAAELLQEEV, from the coding sequence ATGAAGGTCTTCATCACGGGTGCAGGCGCGCTCCTCGGGCAAGGCATCATTCGCGCCTTGCGGCGGTCAACACTGAAGGCGACGATCGTCGTGGGAGATCCAAATCCCCTGTCGGCCGGACTTTATTGGGGTGACGTCGCCCACCTTGTCCCGATGGCGAATGACCCTGCGTATCTGGACAGGCTGGGCGCGCTGCTGCGGGCCGAGCGGCCCGACATCCTCATCCCCGGAACCGATGTGGAGCTACCGATCCTTTCAACCAATCGCGAAGCGATTGAACGGACCTACGGAACCAAGGTGATCATCAGTTCGCCTCGCGTCGTCTCCATCGCGAACGACAAATGGCTCACCTCCGAGTTCCTCCGGGAACGGGGACTGGGGTTCGTTCCCTCGTGTCTGCCCGGTCACGAGGAGGTCTTGATCGAAGAATGCGGCTTTCCGCTCGTCGTCAAGCCACGGGTCGGCGCCAGGTCGATTGGCTTTAGCGTCGTGCGTAACCGGGAGCAGTTGACGCGAGCCATAGCCGAGCAGGCCGACATCGTCATACAGAAATATGTCGGCTCGGAAGCCACCGAGTACACCGCGGGGACGCTGACCTTCGATGGGAAATGCCGCGCGACAATCGTCATGCGAAGAGACCTTCGAGATGGGAACACCTATAGAGCTTTTGCCGAACCCTTTCCCGCTCTGAACAAGGCGATGGCAGAGGCTGCCGCCGCTCTCGGCGCCTACGGTCCGGCGAACTTCCAGTTTCGCCTGGACGATGGAGTTCCGCGAATTTTTGAAATCAATGCGCGGTTTTCCGGAACAACGGCGGTCAGGATCCATGCGGGCTTCAATGAGGTGGAGATGTGCATTCGGCATATTCTCTTCGGCGAGGCGGTCGAGCAGCCGGAGATCATGCCGGTGACAATATTGCGGCACTGGTCGGAGACCGTGGTGAGACCGGGCGAGGTAATCACGGCTGCCGAGCTGCTGCAGGAAGAAGTCTAG
- a CDS encoding NAD(P)-dependent oxidoreductase, with product MQLVVTGATGFIGSRLIDHALSRGHRVMALARNPDRVKPRENSRFRVAKWSLGDPLPAMTQASAILHLAAHIPADFGDAHEAARCFEVNTNGALQLAMHAASQGVKRFVFFGSGQVYAPTSESASETSAAFPVHRASYYLASKLAAEICLLSFGTANAMPVTVLRLASVYGPGMHGAGMVPTFIRALGSGRSVVIRDGGRYRVDLVYVDDVVSLALAAIEKEQAGIFNAGSGQACRSLEAAQTIAEALGAARDLVNVEGARTDGAALGFAELSVAKAVEQLGYNPRSFRQGIEAWKAETGLADFRSGSGQE from the coding sequence ATGCAGCTCGTTGTTACCGGCGCGACAGGTTTTATCGGTTCGAGACTGATCGACCACGCGCTTTCGAGAGGCCACCGGGTCATGGCCCTGGCACGCAACCCGGATCGAGTGAAGCCGAGAGAAAATTCTCGGTTTCGCGTCGCGAAATGGTCGCTGGGCGACCCCCTGCCGGCGATGACGCAAGCGAGCGCGATTCTCCATCTCGCTGCCCATATTCCAGCTGACTTCGGCGACGCGCATGAGGCCGCGAGATGCTTCGAGGTCAACACGAACGGTGCCTTGCAGCTCGCAATGCATGCCGCCTCGCAGGGTGTGAAGAGATTCGTGTTTTTCGGATCGGGGCAGGTCTACGCGCCCACTTCCGAGTCGGCGTCGGAGACGAGTGCCGCCTTTCCCGTGCATCGCGCCAGCTATTATCTGGCGAGCAAGCTCGCGGCTGAAATTTGTCTTTTGTCCTTCGGAACGGCAAACGCGATGCCGGTGACGGTGCTGCGCCTCGCCTCGGTCTACGGTCCCGGCATGCATGGCGCGGGGATGGTGCCGACCTTCATTCGCGCGCTCGGGAGCGGGCGCTCTGTGGTCATACGGGACGGGGGGCGATATCGCGTCGACCTTGTCTACGTTGACGACGTCGTCTCGTTGGCTTTGGCGGCAATCGAGAAAGAACAGGCGGGGATATTCAATGCGGGTAGCGGCCAGGCCTGCAGGTCGCTGGAAGCGGCGCAGACTATCGCTGAGGCGCTCGGCGCGGCGCGGGATCTCGTCAACGTCGAAGGCGCGCGGACGGATGGGGCCGCGTTGGGTTTTGCGGAGCTGAGTGTCGCAAAGGCGGTCGAGCAGTTGGGATACAATCCGCGCTCTTTCCGCCAAGGCATAGAAGCATGGAAAGCAGAGACGGGGCTTGCGGACTTCCGGAGCGGGAGCGGGCAAGAATAA
- a CDS encoding calcium-binding protein, protein MILKGTNLSDTIRGALSDDELWGYGGDDYLEGGAGNDKIFGGLGNDYIVGGDGDDYAEGDDGNDRLAGGLGNDTLKGGLGNDIFDGGDGSDTLDGGDGHDRLLGGLGHDKIFGGAGEEYIDGGDGDDIIYAGSGNDGFNNRVNPATGKVTQQAVGGGAGNDKIYGEEGNDVLKGQSGNDRVYGGIGDDIVDAGDGNNYLDGGDGNDILDSESGIDEAHGGAGADRIEVGAGNDLAYGDDGNDLMGGEAGDDVLYGGIGNDFIDGGDGVDTLRGDAGRDTLLSGAGSDILWGGADADRFVFKATPALSGQDTVMDFQDGIDVLIIEKLGVTQYSNSGANGAVYAYDTSDGDVLIKGHDSGGHAFSILVDDPNGTLSAANFSRSDFLFA, encoded by the coding sequence ATGATTCTAAAGGGAACCAATCTGTCCGACACGATCCGCGGTGCTCTCAGTGACGACGAGCTTTGGGGCTACGGCGGCGACGATTATCTCGAAGGCGGAGCAGGCAACGACAAGATCTTCGGCGGCCTGGGTAACGACTACATCGTCGGTGGCGACGGCGACGACTATGCCGAGGGTGACGATGGCAACGATCGCCTTGCCGGCGGCCTGGGTAACGACACGCTCAAGGGCGGATTAGGAAACGACATCTTTGACGGCGGCGATGGCAGCGACACCTTGGATGGCGGAGATGGCCATGACCGGTTACTCGGTGGCCTTGGACACGACAAGATCTTCGGCGGCGCGGGCGAAGAATACATCGACGGGGGCGATGGCGACGACATCATCTACGCCGGTTCCGGTAACGACGGATTCAACAACCGCGTAAATCCGGCAACCGGAAAGGTCACACAGCAGGCGGTCGGAGGCGGCGCCGGCAACGACAAGATCTACGGCGAAGAGGGCAACGACGTTCTCAAAGGCCAGTCCGGCAATGACCGGGTCTATGGCGGCATCGGTGATGACATCGTCGATGCCGGCGACGGGAACAACTATCTCGACGGCGGCGACGGCAATGACATCTTAGACTCCGAAAGCGGCATCGACGAGGCCCATGGCGGCGCCGGCGCTGATAGGATCGAGGTAGGCGCTGGCAACGATCTGGCGTACGGGGACGACGGCAATGATCTTATGGGGGGCGAAGCCGGCGATGACGTCCTTTACGGTGGCATCGGTAACGACTTTATAGATGGAGGCGATGGGGTCGATACGCTTCGCGGCGACGCAGGGAGGGATACGCTCCTTAGCGGCGCGGGAAGCGACATACTATGGGGTGGAGCCGATGCCGACCGCTTCGTCTTCAAGGCGACACCGGCGCTCAGCGGCCAGGACACCGTCATGGATTTCCAGGATGGTATCGATGTCCTGATTATCGAGAAACTTGGGGTTACCCAGTATTCCAACTCTGGTGCCAACGGAGCCGTCTATGCCTACGATACCTCTGACGGCGACGTGCTGATAAAGGGCCACGACTCCGGCGGCCACGCGTTCTCCATCCTCGTGGACGACCCCAACGGCACCCTCAGCGCCGCGAATTTTTCGAGAAGCGACTTTCTCTTCGCCTGA
- a CDS encoding glycosyltransferase: MIMHVITNFTASAGAETMLARLLHGSADERIVVVSLIGVSDRNRNLADNPRVTYVSLAASSLTALPGAILRLARLIRKERPDVILCWMYHAMIVGVLASRMARCGAPVYWNIRQSLDDPASLTRSSRLAIAGAKLLSSQPAGIIYNSARALELHQAYGYQNRNMVVIPNGFDLPQISPAEATTVRRIGIVGRFHPQKDHGTFFKAVAAVRKTHPQAVFSAAGNGLSYDNRAVTDLMMEAGLPAHAVDLRGEIADMPSYYCSIDALVLSSRTEGFPNVIAEAMSYAKPIVTTDVGDAATVAGNAGIAVPARDPEALAKAIREILDLSPTEYARYARNARERIENEYAITAIREKYASFLTS, translated from the coding sequence ATGATCATGCATGTCATTACCAACTTCACCGCCAGTGCAGGCGCCGAGACTATGCTCGCACGCCTCCTTCACGGTTCAGCCGATGAGCGTATTGTGGTCGTTTCGCTTATAGGTGTCTCGGATCGGAACCGCAATCTCGCCGATAATCCGAGAGTTACCTATGTGTCGCTGGCCGCCTCCTCCCTCACGGCGCTGCCCGGCGCGATCTTGCGGCTCGCGCGGCTCATCCGCAAGGAACGGCCCGATGTGATCCTGTGCTGGATGTACCACGCGATGATCGTTGGGGTGCTGGCGTCCCGCATGGCCCGATGTGGAGCACCGGTTTACTGGAACATTCGCCAGTCCCTGGATGATCCCGCCTCGCTCACGCGCAGCTCCCGCCTCGCAATTGCCGGTGCAAAGCTGCTGTCTAGCCAGCCGGCCGGCATCATCTACAATAGCGCCCGGGCCCTCGAGTTACATCAGGCCTACGGCTATCAAAACCGGAACATGGTTGTCATCCCGAATGGCTTCGACTTGCCTCAGATCAGTCCCGCTGAGGCGACAACAGTCCGCCGGATCGGTATCGTCGGTCGATTTCATCCGCAGAAGGATCATGGCACGTTCTTCAAAGCCGTAGCGGCCGTTCGCAAGACACACCCACAGGCAGTCTTTTCCGCGGCCGGCAACGGGCTTTCCTACGACAACCGCGCTGTGACCGACTTGATGATGGAGGCGGGTTTGCCGGCGCATGCCGTCGATCTCAGGGGTGAAATCGCCGACATGCCATCCTACTACTGCAGCATCGACGCTTTGGTGCTGTCATCGAGGACGGAGGGCTTTCCCAACGTCATTGCAGAAGCGATGAGTTATGCGAAGCCGATCGTCACCACGGATGTCGGCGATGCCGCCACCGTCGCGGGTAACGCCGGCATTGCCGTACCCGCACGCGACCCTGAGGCACTTGCCAAGGCAATCCGCGAAATCCTGGACCTTTCGCCGACCGAATACGCCCGCTATGCGCGCAACGCCCGAGAGCGTATCGAAAATGAGTACGCGATCACCGCGATCCGGGAAAAATATGCAAGTTTTCTAACGTCTTAA